The genomic window TTTCAAAGGAAAGTTACAGATTTTTGGTTGATCACGATATAATTCTCGCTCACTCCCGTCCAAATGGAGATGTAAAGAAAAATGGACTTTCTTTTTTAAAAGTAAATAAGGGAGTTCAGTTTCCAAATTTAAAAAATAAAAATATAAAACTAATATTTGTTATTTCAGCCCTTAGTGTAAGAGAACATATGGATTGGTTACAACGTTTTGCAAAAATAATGGACGATGTTCATATGGTAGAAAAACTTAATAATGCTACAACAAAAGATGAAATAATAGAGATTTTTAAGAAAAAAATATATTAATTTTGTGAAAAGAGGAAATTTTAATGGTTATCAATGAGTTATTTAAAGATGTTGAATATAAAATTTTGCAAAAAGTTTCAGATGAAATAAATGGAGAAGATTTAGAATTTGACTCAAGAAAGATAAAACAAGGAGATGTTTTTA from Fusobacterium perfoetens includes these protein-coding regions:
- a CDS encoding PTS sugar transporter subunit IIA; amino-acid sequence: MFVSQIEFRINIVDEVKNWEEAIEIVSAPLLKDQCINQNYVEEVKENISKESYRFLVDHDIILAHSRPNGDVKKNGLSFLKVNKGVQFPNLKNKNIKLIFVISALSVREHMDWLQRFAKIMDDVHMVEKLNNATTKDEIIEIFKKKIY